A stretch of DNA from Scomber scombrus chromosome 9, fScoSco1.1, whole genome shotgun sequence:
TGGTAAATACTGAGATGATCTGGTATCAAAGGTACATCATTTTCAGTGTGGTACAGGAATGGGGAGGCTGGAACAGGCTCTCGAACGTAGCTCAAGCCGTGTATGGTCCACCCACCATATTAGCTGGATGCTCCCTCATAGAGGTGTCTACCCATGACCAGGATCAATTTGTCTCACCCCAGTGCATAACTGAGTCATGAGAGGAGTAAAGATAAATATGTCCTAGTATCAGTGGAAAGAGAGCCAGTGGTTTACGCGGCTCATCACACATATTGTTTCTTCTGGGCTTGCGAGGCGAGGTCTTTGGCTTTCTCCTTAGCTGCCAGTGCTGTTTCTCTTGCCCGCTCTGTAGCTGTTTCTGCGAGGGTTCTTGATGGAGTTTCACCTTTAAAAATGAGGAGATCGGGATCTTAATATTAGTTGAAATATTTATTCTCAGTATGAATAATACGTCAAAAACTCAGCGCACCAAGAACATTCTTCTCTGTACATTTACAAAGTTCACAAAAATTGCAAttccttcatcattttttaattgtgtaaTGCTTGCATCACATTTGAAATCATCAGTATAATTTTTACTGACTCTCAGCTTGTCTGTTTTCCAGctaatttaaatttgaaaaaatgacaatgacaGGTCTTTTATCAACAACACTTCATCAGATTTGAATATGAAACAGCTGGAGGTAGATACAGATGGACTtgttaaaacaatacaacaatatacCAATGTTTACAATGCCATTGTATTTGTTTGGCCCTGACTACTAGAAAAGTGAATGAACATTTGCTATAAACGTTCATTATTTATGATTACTAGATTTTACAGAACTGAAAACATATGAACTTATCAGCTAATCAACTTAAGCTTTACTCAAAACGCCAATAAGTTTTCATACATGAAAGGAAAAAGATATACCTGGAGAGCAAGATTGGCCTTCTTTATATTTTAGATTTGACTGACGTGTTTGCTTAAAGAGcatcagctgtttaaaaaaaaatcttttcttcACAGTCAAAAATCTGTCCGTCTTGTAATTTAGATGTCACTCAGCTTTCTGGATAAATCCTGCCAGTAGGCGAATGCACGTTCTTTCTAAATTAACTGGATTCATGAGACTCTTCCACTGCAGACATTTggacttgtcatagcaggagaggcacaggtgttactaatgaGATCAAGCGATGTGTTCATTCTGGCAATTATtgatgttattagttacactTGTGTCTGATAAGAGTGTCTACTGTGAAAAAAGGTTCAGTCAAAATTAATTTCACTCTACATTTTTCTCCTGGTCATGTGCAAGTCTCCGCAATGACTGTTAGTTCCACAGTTTGTGATACAACAAACTAAATTCTGTTAAAGTGGGTTTTATGTTGACTTTAACTTGTTACTGTGCAAGAACCTTTTAGTGCACACACTTTGTTGTGGCCATTACACATCTCGTTAAGGAGATTCAagttgattgtttgttttttatatattcatatatgtgTTACAATGTCTGTTCACAAATACATGAGATGAATAAAGAAACAATATCCAAAAGAAAATGTACCTTGCATTTTGGCCAACACATATTCAAAGCCTTTCATGGTCTTCGTAACACTAGTCTTGAACCTTGCAAGACCAAATTCCTAGAAAGATAGAGAACAAAGTCAGTTAAGAGTCACATAAATCTCTTACACAGACAAAACCCTGTAAATTACATATAACTTAAACCACTACATACTGTCATTCGACAATAAAGGATGACTCGGATTCCATGTCATATATCATTCAGCAACTCTAGTCCTGGCAGAGAGCTTCAACTGCTCAGCTGTTGCATCTTAACACTGCATATTATATTACCAATTACAGAATGAAGCATATGTAGTTGAGCCCCCCTCCTCAGAAGCCCCACACAACTTTCTATGGTCTGTTACATAGTGTGGCGCTACACTTTGCTCTACTGACCTGAATAGCTCTTGTGAGCCCGTAGACATTGGAAGAGATCCAAgcttctctctttatctcagtCCAGCTGCCATTCTCAGGGTTGATTTGGTACTCGCACCGCTCTTCCACAgactgaagcaaagagagagaaaaagcaaaataaacaacagcaacatgaGGTGGATCTGCTGCAGTATTGACTTTTTCCtaacaaaacaaatgagcaaAGCCATTCAAACTGTTGCAGTAactgccacaaaaaaaaaagtagacctcagatgttataaaataattgGTTCATAAAAAGCGTATTGGCCCGAATATAAAATGATCCTTTTCCAAATGTTTTGGACTTTCTGTCTATAACTTAATTTACATACTCAACACAGTCCTACAAGGCTCTTGGAAGCGGTCAAAATTATTTTCTCCAGCAGTTagcatttttactgtttgtctCTTTGAGCTCCTTGGCTGCTTAACATtattctgtttctgcagtaaagGCGTTGCAAGATGTTTTGGACTAGTTTTCACTTGTCATGAACTTACTTCCTCAGtggcagaaaaacatgttacaaAAGCTTTGAGAAACTCCTGACTACAGGTGCGTTCAGACGAAATCAAGCATTAAGGCGAACCTCCGCAGGTTTTGTGGAGGTGCGCGATGAAGGTGTGGGCATGCtaattgtaaaataatgttttatttctctcattcactggCTTTCTCGCTACCACTACTGCCACAactgctctctctttttcttatcttatcttctaTAAGCCAACAACAAAACCTAACTTTACTTATAACGCCATCAAACAAAAAGAGATGTCCTCTCCTTTTCTTAGTAACATCTTTGTCCTGCCTCATGGCAGGTTTGGCACTTCTCATCAGTCTGATTGTCGGCTGTGATTGGCCACAGCAGGGTGACATCAGGTTGTGTTTCCCCACAAGCTGATTCTGGTTTAACTTTCTGGCTGCAAGCGGCTATGTCGCCCCTGTGGATCCCATCCCTGCAGCCTAAACtgcaaatgtccccattgtgggaTTAATGTAGGAATATCTTAAACACACTACCCCCATTGAAGTAAATAGGAGCACTGGCATTTTTGCCACACAAAAACTCTGAGACACTCGCTAGCCTTGCAAGATTAAGGCAAAgaacccataatgcaacacttAGTGTAGGGGTCAGTTTTACAGCAGTACTTtatctattaaaaaaagaagatgtaatTGTCCTTCCAGGGGGAAAAGAAACAGTAAACTTTTTGAATGCATGTAATCTGTTCTTTATAGCCTCTAGAGTCTAAATGTCTATCTTTATTCCAGTGTTGTAATTAAGAGGCTGGCTTTGCAGCAGGAATACTAGTTGGCATTTGGAAGGCTCGTCATTCAGCACGTCTTTCTTTATCTCAAGCGTAAGAGAATAACTAATGTCCCATCATTTGAGCTGCTAACTCAGTCGTGAAGCAATGATCAGCT
This window harbors:
- the prelid1a gene encoding PRELI domain containing 1a; translation: MVKYFCCAGLLKSSWDQVCIAFWQRYPNPHSNHVLTEDIIFREVTPANCLISRRLLTKTSRAPRWMERYLPKQMASSAYVIEDSIVDPQKRTMTTLTWNISHARLMSVEERCEYQINPENGSWTEIKREAWISSNVYGLTRAIQEFGLARFKTSVTKTMKGFEYVLAKMQGETPSRTLAETATERARETALAAKEKAKDLASQAQKKQYV